The Lycium ferocissimum isolate CSIRO_LF1 chromosome 1, AGI_CSIRO_Lferr_CH_V1, whole genome shotgun sequence genome includes a region encoding these proteins:
- the LOC132048436 gene encoding metal tolerance protein 2 has translation MVVRLITRSNLNRIRKTFSVSRQNYDFTLLHLSPNFQSNDHEDYSATRVANPSLMFHKRWHNTGHSHDHHDDLRSGKDGERIFRLGLAADVSLAVSKAFTGYVCGSTAIIADAAHSISDVVLSGVALLSFQAARVPKDKEHPYGHGKFETLGALGISGMLLATAGGIGWHALDVLLGLWSAAPEVVNQSMTHMHEHEHHHSGHHHGFDMDHPILALNVTIFSIAVKEGLYWITKRAGDRVGSGLMKANAWHHRADAVSSVVALIGVGGSILGVRILDPLAGLVVAGMIMKAGLETGYQSVLELVDAAIPSHTLEPFKRTILQVDGVKGCSHLRGRRAGSYLYLDVIVEVDPFSSVSAAHEIGENVSREIQRLHPEIAEVFVHIEPSTIHIQQGSANTMDDTQDPLMEQADVENIVCNILSTSFPQKMIVERVTPHLLQGQVLLQVEVSMPPDLLIRDAIKVAEEAEKLITEAAPNIVHVCIQLRLGRPMPESYQQLVEQKWEER, from the exons ATGGTAGTTAGATTAATCACAAGAAGCAATCTAAACCGAATACGAAAAACCTTCTCAGTATCAAGACAAAATTACGATTTCACTCTTCTACATTTATCTCCTAATTTCCAATCCAACGATCATGAAGATTATTCAGCGACACGTGTCGCCAATCCGAGCTTGATGTTTCATAAGAGATGGCATAATACAGGCCATTCACATGATCATCACGACGACCTCCGTTCCGGTAAAGACGGAGAGAGGATATTCCGTTTAGGTCTCGCTGCTGACGTCAGCCTGGCCGTTAGTAAAGCATTTACAGGTTATGTATGTGGAAGCACTGCTATTATTGCTGATGCTGCTCATTCTATCTCCGATGTG GTTCTGAGTGGTGTGGCGTTGCTGTCGTTTCAAGCTGCGAGGGTTCCCAAGGACAAAGAACATCCTTATG GCCATGGTAAATTTGAGACTCTTGGAGCTCTTGGAATTTCTGGTATGCTTTTGGCTACTGCTGGAGGTATTGGATGGCATGCTTTAGATGTTTTGCTG GGATTATGGTCTGCAGCGCCTGAAGTTGTTAATCAGTCAATGACTCATATGCACGAGCATGAGCATCATCATAGCGGACATCACCATGGGTTTGATATGGATCATCCTATCCTTGCTCTGAATGTGACTATTTTCTCTATAGCTGTTAAAGAAGG ATTATACTGGATAACAAAAAGAGCGGGAGACAGGGTTGGCAGTGGGCTAATGAAAGCCAATGCTTGGCATCATCGTGCCGATGCAGTATCCTCCGTTGTTGCTCTCATAGGGGTTG gtGGTTCTATCCTTGGTGTGaggatcctggatccacttgcTGGGCTTGTTGTTGCAGGCATGATCATGAAAGCTGGACTTGAAACTGGATATCAGAG tGTCTTGGAATTGGTTGATGCTGCTATTCCTTCGCATACCCTGGAGCCTTTCAAGCGCACAATTCTACAAGTGGACGGAGTTAAG GGTTGTAGTCACCTGAGAGGAAGGAGGGCTGGTTCATATCTCTATCTTGATGTTATAGTTGAG GTTGATCCCTTCTCTAGTGTGAGTGCTGCACATGAGATCGGAGAAAACGTTAGTCGTGAAATCCAGCGGTTACATCCTGAAATAGCTGAAGTCTTTGTACACATAG AACCATCTACTATACACATTCAACAGGGGAGTGCTAACACAATGGATGATACTCAAGATCCTTTGATGGAGCAAGCAGACGTTGAGAATATAGTTTGCAACATTTTATCTACAAGCTTTCCTCAG AAGATGATTGTTGAGCGTGTGACTCCACATCTGCTGCAAGGACAGGTTTTACTTCAAGTGGAAGTTTCTATGCCTCCTGATCTCTTGATTAG GGATGCGATAAAAGTTGCTGAAGAAGCGGAGAAATTAATCACAGAGGCAGCACCAAATATTGTTCATGTGTGCATTCAGCTACGCCTAGGGCGACCTATGCCGGAGTCTTACCAGCAATTGGTGGAGCAGAAGTGGGAGGAAAGATAA
- the LOC132048420 gene encoding zinc finger protein GAI-ASSOCIATED FACTOR 1-like yields MSNISGEEGSFSSGNTGEESHKLHTSNNNISSVTASNGSSSQSQLHQNKPPAKKKRNLPGNPDPNAEVIALSPTTLMATNRFVCEICNKGFQRDQNLQLHRRGHNLPWKLRQRTTTEVRKRVYICPEPTCVHHNPARALGDLTGIKKHYSRKHGEKKWKCDKCSKKYAVQSDWKAHQKTCGTREYKCDCGTIFSRRDSFITHRAFCDALAEENNKVNQGLMNNMEPQLSGQMNDLMSSNASLGLSEFNNFDPKNPLKSLPQELLPIPFKSMNNNVAQGGMFSTPSGNLFGSPRSVASSSSGLQLSSNIPSNFNYLQDSGKNGSAQGQGQLSGSTAPMSATALLQKAAQMGATASSSINSPMMQKSFVTSAMAGPDTITRPTPYVGPSPYENFQTQADNNNHHQPNFAAVMSDMGIYSGILMNENNGVFVKNVTEHDHENNNTNNSSTGRNVMGMRNQTVLGQNGNDMLTVDFLGVGGTSRPPISLHEQQQQKRMQAAAINPFHQQNVNLHGNEKPIWDV; encoded by the exons ATGTCAAATATATCAGGAGAAGAAGGCAGTTTCTCTTCAGGAAACACTGGAGAAGAATCCCATAAATTGCACACTTCAAATAACAATATTTCCTCTGTTACTGCTAGCAATGGTTCCAGCTCACAATCCCAACTGCATCAGAATAAGCCGCCAGCTAAGAAGAAGAGAAATCTTCCTGGGAATCCTG ATCCAAATGCAGAAGTCATCGCGTTATCACCAACAACCCTCATGGCGACAAACAGATTCGTCTGCGAGATTTGCAACAAGGGATTCCAAAGGGACCAGAATTTGCAGTTGCATAGGAGGGGGCACAATCTCCCTTGGAAGCTCAGGCAAAGAACAACGACCGAAGTGAGGAAACGCGTTTATATATGTCCAGAGCCAACTTGCGTGCACCACAATCCAGCTCGTGCATTGGGTGATCTTACTGGTATTAAGAAGCATTATAGCCGCAAACATGGAGAAAAGAAATGGAAATGTGATAAATGTTCCAAGAAGTATGCTGTGCAATCTGACTGGAAGGCTCACCAGAAGACTTGTGGAACAAGAGAATATAAATGTGACTGTGGTACCATTTTCTCCAG GAGGGACAGCTTTATCACCCATAGAGCTTTTTGTGATGCCTTGGCtgaagaaaacaacaaagtGAACCAAGGTCTAATGAACAACATGGAACCCCAATTAAGTGGCCAAATGAATGACCTCATGTCATCCAATGCTTCCTTGGGATTATCCGAATTCAATAACTTTGATCCCAAAAACCCACTAAAGTCACTCCCTCAAGAACTTCTTCCCATTCCATTCAAGTCCATGAACAATAATGTGGCTCAAGGTGGCATGTTCTCGACCCCTTCAG GTAATCTCTTTGGTAGCCCTAGAAGCGTAGCTTCATCATCCTCAGGACTTCAACTTAGCTCCAATATCCCATCaaatttcaattatctacaagaCAGTGGCAAAAATGGATCGGCTCAAGGGCAAGGCCAACTTTCTGGATCAACAGCTCCAATGTCAGCAACTGCGCTTTTGCAAAAAGCGGCCCAAATGGGGGCAACTGCTAGTAGCAGCATTAATTCCCCAATGATGCAAAAGAGTTTCGTAACAAGTGCAATGGCTGGTCCAGATACTATAACAAGACCAACACCATATGTTGGTCCCTCTCCCTATGAGAATTTCCAAACACAAGCAGATAATAACAATCATCATCAGCCAAATTTCGCAGCAGTGATGAGTGACATGGGAATTTACAGTGGTATACTTATGAACGAAAACAATGGTGTATTTGTCAAGAACGTTACGGAACATGATCACGAGAACAATAATACAAATAATAGCTCTACTGGAAGAAATGTGATGGGAATGAGGAACCAGACAGTGTTAGGACAAAATGGAAATGACATGTTGACAGTTGATTTCTTAGGAGTTGGAGGAACTTCAAGGCCTCCTATTAGTTTGCATGAGCAACAACAGCAAAAAAGGATGCAAGCTGCTGCTATAAATCCCTTCCATCAACAGAATGTTAATTTGCATGGAAATGAAAAGCCTATATGGGATGTTTGA